The Halomicronema hongdechloris C2206 genome includes a window with the following:
- a CDS encoding proline--tRNA ligase encodes MRLSQMLFVTLREDPAEAEIPSHKLLLRAGYMRRIANGVYAYLPLLWRVLNKVSAIVRDEMNATGAQECLLPQLQPSELWRESGRWETYTKAEGIMFSLIDRRDQEMGLGPTHEEVITAIARDMIRSYRQLPLNLYQIQTKFRDEIRSRFGLMRGREFIMKDAYSFHVDEDSLKRTYTDMYIVYTKILQRCGLQFRAVDADSGAIGGSGSTEFMVLAAAGEDEVLYTDDGQYAANVEKAVSLPAEVVPSPFKTYEKLETPNTPTIETLANFLQCSPTQIVKNVLYQVVYDNGRTVLVLVSIRGDQDVNDTKLQNELSQLATNYGASTVIGLDVPDQAAQGKWTAKPLPLGYIAPDLSDDYIRSGVKHLEPRFLRMADQTVVDLKNFVTGANEAGYHTVGGNWNQEYAIPKLVVDVRAAKVGDRAVHDPAQTLKTARGIEIGHIFQLGQKYSEAMGATYTAESGEEVPLWMGCYGVGVSRLAQAAVEQSYDKDGIIWPVAIAPYQAIVVIPNQAAADQVAAAETLYRDLTAAGVETLLDDRQERAGVKFKDADLIGIPFRIVTGRSLKQGRVEVVKRRSHESEEIPVAAVVTTVKQWLDEALAA; translated from the coding sequence ATGCGACTGTCGCAAATGCTCTTTGTTACCCTGCGGGAGGATCCGGCAGAGGCGGAAATTCCCAGTCACAAGCTGTTGCTACGGGCTGGCTATATGCGTCGTATTGCCAATGGTGTCTATGCCTACTTGCCATTGCTGTGGCGAGTGCTGAATAAGGTATCGGCTATCGTGCGGGACGAGATGAATGCCACCGGGGCTCAGGAATGCTTGCTACCCCAGTTACAACCGTCGGAGCTGTGGCGAGAGTCGGGGCGCTGGGAGACCTATACCAAGGCCGAGGGCATCATGTTTTCCCTAATCGACCGCCGCGATCAGGAAATGGGATTGGGACCGACCCACGAAGAGGTGATCACGGCCATTGCCCGGGACATGATTCGCTCCTACCGGCAACTGCCTCTGAATCTATATCAGATCCAGACTAAGTTTCGAGATGAGATTCGCTCCCGCTTTGGTTTGATGCGGGGGCGCGAGTTCATCATGAAAGACGCCTACTCGTTCCACGTCGATGAGGACAGCCTCAAGCGAACCTACACCGATATGTATATTGTCTACACGAAGATCCTGCAGCGGTGTGGGCTCCAGTTCCGAGCCGTGGATGCCGATTCTGGTGCCATTGGAGGCTCTGGCTCGACGGAGTTTATGGTGCTGGCCGCAGCCGGAGAAGATGAGGTACTGTACACCGACGATGGTCAGTATGCCGCCAATGTGGAGAAAGCCGTGTCTCTCCCCGCCGAGGTAGTGCCGTCTCCCTTTAAGACCTACGAGAAGCTGGAGACCCCCAACACGCCCACCATTGAGACCCTAGCTAATTTCTTGCAGTGTTCACCGACGCAGATCGTTAAGAACGTGCTGTACCAAGTAGTCTACGACAATGGCCGCACTGTCTTGGTGCTGGTCAGCATTCGGGGTGATCAGGATGTCAATGACACTAAGCTGCAAAACGAGCTGTCGCAGCTAGCTACCAACTATGGTGCCAGCACGGTAATTGGGTTGGATGTCCCGGATCAGGCGGCTCAAGGGAAGTGGACAGCTAAACCATTGCCGTTGGGGTACATCGCGCCGGATCTCTCGGACGACTATATTCGCTCTGGGGTAAAGCATCTGGAGCCCAGGTTTCTGCGGATGGCAGACCAGACGGTGGTGGACCTCAAGAATTTTGTCACTGGGGCGAATGAAGCGGGCTATCACACCGTCGGCGGGAACTGGAACCAAGAGTATGCAATCCCCAAGCTAGTGGTGGATGTGCGGGCAGCTAAGGTGGGGGATCGGGCCGTCCATGATCCGGCTCAGACGCTGAAAACGGCGCGGGGCATTGAAATCGGCCATATTTTTCAACTGGGGCAGAAGTATTCTGAAGCCATGGGGGCCACGTACACGGCGGAATCGGGGGAAGAAGTGCCTTTGTGGATGGGCTGTTATGGCGTGGGGGTGTCTCGACTGGCCCAGGCGGCGGTGGAGCAGTCTTACGACAAGGATGGCATCATCTGGCCGGTGGCTATTGCCCCGTACCAGGCCATTGTGGTCATTCCCAACCAGGCTGCTGCCGACCAGGTGGCGGCGGCGGAGACGCTCTATCGCGATTTGACCGCGGCCGGAGTGGAAACCTTGCTGGACGATCGCCAGGAACGGGCCGGGGTTAAGTTTAAGGATGCCGATCTGATTGGCATCCCGTTTCGCATTGTCACTGGCCGTTCCTTGAAGCAGGGCCGGGTGGAGGTGGTGAAACGGAGAAGCCATGAGTCGGAGGAAATCCCTGTGGCGGCGGTGGTGACGACGGTGAAGCAGTGGCTAGATGAGGCCCTGGCGGCGTAG
- a CDS encoding RNA polymerase sigma factor SigF: MATQTPSLRSRGIELLMEYQHNPSVQLRNRLVRLNAGLVRKIAHRVSHQCSEPYEDLEQIGFIGLIRAIERFDPSQGCAFSSFAVPYIRGEILHFLRDRGNTIKIPRRWQDLQKEAQKKQLDLIHQLGRNPSDDEMANVLKISVAEWQEVKIAHKNRTPLSLDASVRPQDEPHPTTLGDTLPDAHYEVLQSLDEDRQQLQRAMSQLEETSRAAIEHVFLHGLSRKEVAEQIGVSPMTVTRRIHRGLKDMVDLLQPQVLQTDP, from the coding sequence ATGGCTACTCAAACCCCTTCCCTCCGCTCCCGTGGTATCGAACTATTGATGGAATACCAGCATAATCCATCGGTGCAGTTGCGCAATCGTCTCGTTCGCTTAAACGCAGGGCTGGTTCGCAAAATAGCTCATCGAGTCAGCCATCAATGTTCAGAACCCTACGAAGACCTAGAACAAATCGGCTTCATCGGACTGATTCGAGCTATCGAACGCTTCGATCCCAGCCAGGGCTGTGCCTTCAGTTCCTTCGCAGTCCCCTATATCCGGGGTGAGATTCTTCACTTCTTGCGGGATCGGGGCAACACCATCAAGATCCCTCGCCGTTGGCAAGACTTGCAAAAGGAAGCGCAGAAGAAACAACTCGATTTAATCCATCAGCTTGGCCGCAATCCTAGCGATGATGAAATGGCCAACGTCTTGAAGATTTCAGTCGCAGAATGGCAAGAGGTCAAGATCGCTCATAAGAATCGCACGCCCCTGAGCCTAGATGCGTCGGTGAGACCTCAAGATGAGCCCCATCCCACCACCTTGGGCGATACCTTACCCGATGCCCACTACGAAGTTCTGCAGAGTTTAGACGAAGACCGGCAACAGCTGCAACGGGCCATGAGCCAACTCGAAGAGACAAGCCGGGCTGCCATCGAGCATGTATTTTTGCATGGCCTTTCCCGCAAAGAAGTTGCCGAGCAAATCGGGGTCAGCCCCATGACGGTCACCCGCCGCATTCATCGGGGCCTGAAGGATATGGTAGATCTCTTACAACCCCAAGTACTCCAAACCGATCCATAA
- a CDS encoding tetratricopeptide repeat protein: MVTSRVWLRFATVALCSAGAIATSLAPVKAEDILRQDNDLPPAQHTYTFEGKAEQAVTIVLESDEFDPVLSLQAPDGEEIAYNDDYGGTLNSTIIITLPTDGSYTVVTRSFSGSGGDYSLVVRDATPFEVAYNQAATLAQQQDYEAAIEAFGEAIAIDAEQPSAYLGRADAYLGQAYLTMGDRFTGPQDLPPLIRSALIRDFEAAADLIQAAGNDEWADSLREQANYLRTGELPVQPDAVEPAPNN; the protein is encoded by the coding sequence ATGGTTACATCCCGTGTTTGGCTGAGATTTGCTACCGTTGCCCTCTGCTCAGCGGGTGCGATCGCAACCAGTCTGGCCCCCGTGAAGGCAGAGGATATTCTGCGCCAAGACAATGACCTGCCACCTGCCCAACACACCTATACCTTTGAGGGCAAAGCCGAGCAAGCCGTTACTATCGTTCTAGAGAGTGATGAGTTTGATCCGGTGCTGTCTTTGCAGGCGCCCGACGGCGAAGAAATTGCCTACAACGATGACTACGGCGGCACCCTTAACTCCACCATCATCATTACCCTACCCACCGACGGCAGCTACACCGTCGTGACCCGGTCTTTCTCAGGCTCCGGAGGAGACTATTCACTCGTTGTCAGAGACGCCACCCCCTTCGAAGTGGCTTATAACCAGGCGGCGACGCTGGCTCAGCAACAAGACTATGAGGCGGCCATCGAGGCCTTTGGTGAGGCGATTGCCATTGATGCTGAACAGCCCTCCGCCTATCTAGGGCGAGCCGATGCTTACCTGGGGCAAGCCTATCTGACTATGGGCGATCGGTTTACAGGCCCCCAAGACTTACCGCCGTTGATTCGCTCTGCCCTGATTCGAGATTTTGAAGCGGCAGCCGACTTGATCCAAGCGGCTGGGAATGATGAATGGGCCGACTCCTTGCGAGAGCAAGCCAACTATCTAAGGACAGGAGAATTACCCGTACAGCCGGATGCCGTAGAACCTGCTCCCAATAACTGA
- the recF gene encoding DNA replication/repair protein RecF (All proteins in this family for which functions are known are DNA-binding proteins that assist the filamentation of RecA onto DNA for the initiation of recombination or recombinational repair.) codes for MYLKTLHLKHFRNYSEQAVEFSAAKTILVGANAQGKSNLLESVELLATLKSHRTSRDGDLIQEGKSLSQIAATVQRQLGPVNLGLVLRQGSRRTATVHGEKLRRQLDFLGHINAVQFSSLDLELVRGGPGVRRQWLDTLLMQLEPVYAYILGQYQQALKQRNALLRQADSDGPSDRQIDAQQLALWDAQLAALGTRVMRRRARGLERLAPIAGAWHQAISGETEVLDTRYQPNVPVEQDDASHIQAAFLDKIRQRAIAEQHQHTTLVGPHRDNIDFTINGTPARQYGSQGQQRTLVLALKLAELNLIDEVIADPPLLLLDDVLAELDLSRQNQLLDAIQDRFQTLITTTHLGSFDAQWLQSSQILKVTAGQIVSE; via the coding sequence ATGTATTTGAAGACTCTGCATTTGAAGCACTTTCGCAACTACAGTGAGCAGGCGGTCGAGTTTTCGGCAGCAAAAACCATCCTGGTCGGAGCAAATGCCCAGGGTAAGTCCAATTTGCTGGAATCGGTGGAGCTATTAGCCACCCTCAAGTCTCACCGCACCAGTCGCGATGGAGACTTGATTCAGGAGGGGAAGTCCCTAAGCCAAATTGCGGCCACGGTACAGCGGCAACTGGGACCAGTGAATCTGGGCTTGGTGCTGCGACAGGGCAGCCGTCGCACTGCCACAGTGCATGGGGAGAAGCTGCGGCGGCAGTTGGATTTTTTAGGCCACATCAATGCGGTGCAGTTCTCGTCCTTAGACCTGGAGCTAGTACGAGGCGGACCAGGGGTGAGGCGACAGTGGCTAGATACTCTCTTGATGCAGCTAGAACCAGTGTATGCCTATATTTTGGGTCAGTATCAGCAGGCCCTGAAGCAACGCAATGCCCTGCTGCGGCAGGCGGATAGTGATGGTCCGTCTGATAGGCAAATTGATGCTCAGCAACTGGCCCTATGGGATGCCCAATTGGCTGCCCTTGGCACTCGGGTAATGCGGCGGCGGGCCAGGGGGCTGGAGCGATTAGCCCCCATCGCTGGCGCTTGGCATCAGGCCATTAGTGGGGAGACTGAGGTGCTGGACACTCGCTATCAGCCCAATGTGCCAGTGGAGCAGGATGATGCCAGTCACATTCAGGCGGCGTTTTTGGATAAGATCCGGCAGCGTGCGATCGCAGAACAGCATCAGCACACGACGCTGGTGGGTCCCCATCGCGACAACATTGACTTCACCATCAACGGCACTCCCGCCCGTCAATACGGATCCCAGGGGCAACAGCGAACGCTGGTATTGGCCCTGAAACTGGCAGAACTGAATCTGATTGATGAGGTGATTGCAGATCCACCGCTGTTGTTACTGGACGATGTGCTGGCAGAACTCGACCTAAGTCGCCAGAACCAGCTATTGGATGCCATCCAAGACCGCTTCCAAACCCTGATCACCACCACCCACTTAGGCTCCTTCGATGCTCAATGGCTGCAGTCCTCCCAGATTTTAAAGGTGACAGCAGGGCAGATTGTGAGCGAGTAG
- the radC gene encoding RadC family protein, translated as MTYHVRVMDMPSEERPRERLLHYGARTLSTAELLAILMGTGQGPGKLSAVGLGQLILQELSRDQRDALDTLRTVSAHDLMQISGVGAAKATTILAAIELGRRVLQSKPADRAVVDDPAVAAAALSADLMWQSQERFAVLLLDIKHRILGIRVITIGTATETLAHPRDIFREVIRHGAVRCIVAHNHPSGNLEPSADDLSLTQQLLEGAKILGIPVLDHLILGNGDFRSLRQSTNLWQEEE; from the coding sequence ATGACATACCACGTACGGGTCATGGACATGCCATCCGAGGAGCGGCCTCGGGAACGGCTATTACACTATGGAGCCCGCACCCTTTCCACCGCCGAACTTCTGGCCATCCTCATGGGCACGGGGCAAGGCCCGGGCAAGCTGTCAGCCGTTGGCCTGGGACAATTAATTTTGCAAGAACTCAGCCGCGATCAGCGAGACGCCTTGGATACTCTACGGACGGTGTCAGCCCATGATCTGATGCAGATTTCTGGAGTTGGTGCCGCCAAAGCCACCACCATCCTAGCCGCTATCGAATTGGGCCGACGGGTGCTGCAAAGCAAACCTGCCGACCGGGCCGTCGTGGATGATCCCGCCGTTGCCGCCGCCGCCCTCAGTGCCGACTTGATGTGGCAGAGCCAAGAACGCTTCGCCGTCTTACTGCTCGACATCAAGCATCGGATTCTGGGCATCCGCGTCATCACCATCGGCACTGCCACCGAAACCCTAGCCCACCCACGAGATATTTTCCGAGAAGTCATTCGCCACGGTGCCGTGCGCTGCATCGTGGCCCATAACCATCCCAGTGGCAACCTGGAACCCAGTGCCGACGATCTATCCCTCACCCAACAACTGCTGGAAGGCGCCAAAATCCTCGGCATTCCCGTCCTCGATCACCTGATTCTCGGCAACGGCGACTTTCGCAGTCTACGGCAGAGTACCAATCTTTGGCAGGAAGAAGAGTGA
- a CDS encoding DUF1824 family protein has protein sequence MAGSTEITALRRHLARFSCLEVPPTLSPQERQTLREELLQFNQLSDYQTLGICVESLDKAQAALEAYVAALGGQCTLTLTADHAGPFYIKFNTLNDKGYVNRYDGPSRGVLITYHASEVDEVNGTYGPFPLDLFSGN, from the coding sequence ATGGCTGGTTCTACTGAAATTACGGCCCTGCGCCGCCATCTGGCTCGCTTCAGCTGTCTAGAGGTGCCGCCCACTCTATCACCGCAGGAGCGACAGACCCTACGAGAGGAGTTATTACAGTTCAACCAGCTCTCAGACTATCAGACCCTGGGGATCTGCGTGGAGTCTTTAGATAAAGCGCAGGCAGCCCTGGAGGCCTATGTCGCAGCCTTGGGAGGACAGTGCACACTCACCCTCACGGCCGATCACGCTGGGCCTTTCTACATCAAATTCAATACCCTCAATGACAAGGGCTATGTTAATCGCTACGACGGTCCCTCCCGGGGGGTTTTAATTACCTACCACGCCTCTGAGGTGGATGAGGTGAATGGCACCTATGGACCATTTCCGTTGGATCTCTTCAGTGGTAATTGA